In one Corallincola holothuriorum genomic region, the following are encoded:
- a CDS encoding cytochrome b, with protein MQRDTPNKFSPTTLALHWIVGLMMITLLAIGVFMVETKAYALYPWHKSFGFIIFFIVLIRVFWRVTNGWPTPAGKYSQIEHLLAKVVHWALILGTVFMPISGAIMSTMGGHGLMVFGMEIVAMNPDPADPSKVIPHIAAIASFAHACHSWLGYLVIAAVVLHIVGALKHHIIDKDGTLKRIFGAKI; from the coding sequence ATGCAACGAGACACACCGAATAAATTTAGTCCCACGACACTCGCCCTGCACTGGATCGTTGGACTGATGATGATCACACTCTTAGCCATCGGCGTTTTCATGGTCGAAACAAAAGCCTATGCCCTCTATCCATGGCACAAATCATTTGGCTTTATCATCTTCTTCATTGTCCTTATTCGCGTGTTCTGGCGAGTCACCAATGGCTGGCCAACCCCCGCCGGGAAATATAGCCAGATAGAACACCTGCTGGCGAAAGTCGTTCACTGGGCGCTGATCCTCGGCACTGTGTTTATGCCCATCTCCGGCGCTATCATGTCGACAATGGGTGGCCATGGCTTAATGGTATTCGGCATGGAAATCGTAGCAATGAATCCCGATCCTGCGGATCCGAGCAAAGTGATCCCCCACATTGCGGCTATCGCTTCTTTTGCTCATGCCTGCCACAGCTGGCTCGGCTATCTGGTTATCGCCGCCGTTGTGCTGCATATCGTCGGCGCACTTAAGCACCACATCATCGATAAAGACGGCACCCTGAAGCGCATATTTGGCGCAAAAATCTAG
- a CDS encoding anhydro-N-acetylmuramic acid kinase gives MAGYYIGLMSGTSMDGIDAVLVDFSQPQPAILASHQHPLPEQLVSGLHQLCQPAANEINRLGAMDRELGQLFAEAVNALLAKTDIPASEITAIGSHGQTVRHHPHSCKGFTLQLGDANTIAVETGIDVVADFRRKDIALGGQGAPLVPAFHHALLASPECDRVILNIGGVANITWLPATDHTVLGFDTGPGNTLMDQWCLKHQGKPYDNNGEWGATGTVSKPLLKQLLSEDYFELPAPKSTGRELFNLSWLQHRLDTFSALPPQDVQATLCALTVHSIAEQIAQLPLADNKQRAELWICGGGARNAQLVSGLQQALPQLSVAPLDALGVSADDLEALAFAWLAYRHINRLPGNLPAVTGASRPAILGALFPAG, from the coding sequence ATGGCCGGTTACTATATTGGCCTAATGTCCGGAACCAGCATGGATGGTATTGATGCCGTGCTGGTGGACTTTTCACAACCCCAACCCGCTATTCTCGCTAGTCACCAGCATCCGCTACCGGAACAGCTGGTGTCTGGTTTACACCAGTTATGCCAACCCGCAGCCAATGAGATCAATCGCCTCGGCGCGATGGATCGAGAGCTAGGGCAGTTGTTCGCTGAAGCGGTTAATGCCCTTCTGGCAAAAACCGATATTCCAGCCAGCGAAATCACCGCCATCGGCAGTCATGGCCAAACCGTACGTCACCACCCCCACAGCTGTAAGGGCTTCACCCTGCAACTGGGCGATGCCAACACCATTGCCGTAGAAACCGGTATCGATGTGGTGGCCGATTTCCGCCGCAAAGATATTGCGCTGGGTGGCCAGGGCGCACCGCTGGTTCCCGCTTTTCACCATGCGCTATTGGCTAGCCCTGAGTGCGACCGCGTAATTCTGAACATTGGTGGCGTAGCCAATATCACCTGGTTACCCGCCACTGACCACACCGTATTAGGGTTTGATACCGGCCCCGGAAACACCCTGATGGATCAGTGGTGCTTAAAACATCAAGGCAAGCCCTACGATAATAATGGTGAATGGGGCGCCACAGGGACGGTGAGCAAGCCGCTGCTGAAACAGCTATTAAGTGAAGATTACTTCGAGCTGCCAGCACCCAAAAGCACTGGCCGTGAACTGTTCAATCTGTCCTGGTTGCAGCACCGATTAGACACCTTCAGTGCCTTACCACCGCAAGATGTGCAAGCTACATTGTGTGCTTTAACCGTACACAGTATCGCCGAACAGATAGCACAACTGCCGCTTGCGGATAACAAGCAACGCGCGGAACTCTGGATCTGCGGCGGCGGTGCCCGAAATGCACAACTGGTCTCAGGGTTGCAGCAAGCCCTGCCGCAGCTGAGTGTCGCGCCACTGGACGCCCTAGGTGTTTCTGCCGACGATCTCGAGGCCCTGGCGTTTGCCTGGCTGGCCTACCGCCATATTAACCGCCTGCCCGGTAACCTGCCAGCGGTCACTGGCGCGAGTCGCCCAGCCATTTTAGGCGCGCTATTCCCCGCGGGCTGA
- a CDS encoding peptidoglycan DD-metalloendopeptidase family protein, which translates to MNAYIEQLPKQHKVLVAIISVITLLLLFMPAEDASASRNTEASLELGKRYPLPLEIAPVDDAVQQQANQPAPLPELSWQTFTVKSGDSLAKIFQRAGFSPRTLHNIANLGDSTKALKKIHPGDQLKFGADRDGQLIQLVYPQDKINTLTVTRYDDTYVAEQHAKQVETRTNFAAATITSNFYNAGVDAGLSPNQIMSLATIFGWDVDFALDLRKGDSFSVMYEERFADGEMVGEGAIVAAEFINQGDSFQAVRHTDGVYYSPDGKAMKKAFLRAPVNFKYISSSFNPRRLHPVTGKVRAHNGIDYAAKTGTPVMAAGDGRVTKSGYNKLNGNYVFIKHGEGVITKYLHLHKRHVKTNARVKQGQKIGTVGATGRVTGAHLHYEFLVNGVHRNPRTVKLPDAKPIKASDKKSFIAHAETMISQLNANRRLLLAMQQG; encoded by the coding sequence ATGAATGCTTATATTGAACAGCTGCCTAAACAGCACAAAGTACTGGTAGCCATTATCAGTGTCATTACCCTACTGCTGCTTTTTATGCCGGCAGAAGACGCCAGCGCTTCCCGTAACACTGAAGCGTCACTAGAGCTTGGCAAGCGTTATCCCCTGCCGCTGGAAATCGCCCCCGTTGACGATGCCGTGCAACAACAAGCGAACCAGCCTGCACCACTGCCAGAACTCAGCTGGCAAACCTTTACCGTGAAAAGCGGTGATTCACTGGCAAAGATCTTCCAGCGTGCCGGTTTCAGCCCTCGCACCCTGCACAACATTGCCAACTTAGGTGACAGCACCAAGGCACTGAAAAAAATTCATCCCGGCGACCAACTTAAATTTGGCGCCGATCGTGACGGCCAATTGATCCAGCTGGTTTATCCGCAGGACAAGATCAATACCTTGACGGTGACCCGTTACGACGACACATACGTTGCAGAGCAACACGCCAAACAGGTCGAAACCCGTACCAATTTTGCCGCCGCAACCATCACCAGCAATTTCTATAATGCCGGAGTGGATGCAGGCCTTAGCCCAAATCAGATCATGAGCCTGGCAACCATTTTTGGCTGGGATGTGGATTTTGCTTTGGACCTGCGTAAAGGCGATAGTTTTAGCGTGATGTACGAAGAGCGCTTTGCTGATGGTGAGATGGTTGGCGAAGGCGCCATTGTTGCCGCAGAGTTTATCAACCAAGGCGACAGCTTTCAGGCAGTACGCCATACCGACGGCGTATATTACTCTCCTGACGGTAAAGCGATGAAGAAAGCTTTCCTCCGAGCGCCGGTTAACTTCAAGTACATCAGTTCCAGTTTTAATCCGCGCCGCTTGCATCCGGTCACCGGCAAAGTGCGAGCCCACAACGGCATCGATTACGCCGCTAAAACCGGTACGCCCGTCATGGCTGCGGGTGATGGCCGGGTAACCAAATCAGGTTACAACAAGCTCAATGGTAATTATGTTTTCATCAAACACGGTGAAGGCGTGATCACTAAGTATCTGCACCTGCATAAGCGTCATGTAAAAACCAACGCCAGAGTCAAACAGGGACAGAAGATTGGTACTGTCGGTGCAACAGGCCGTGTGACTGGCGCGCACCTGCATTACGAATTCCTGGTGAACGGCGTGCACAGAAATCCTCGCACCGTGAAGTTGCCCGATGCTAAGCCGATCAAAGCCAGCGATAAAAAGTCATTTATCGCCCATGCCGAGACCATGATCTCGCAACTCAATGCTAACCGTCGCCTACTACTGGCAATGCAGCAGGGGTAA
- the tyrS gene encoding tyrosine--tRNA ligase, whose product MSDWQAALAEIKRGAEEILVEEELVAKLKEGRPLIIKLGADPTAPDIHLGHTVIMNKLRQFQQLGHEVVFLIGDFTAMVGDPSGKNSTRPPLTREDVLQNAETYKEQIFKILDADKTRIEFNSSWLNELGAEGMIRLASKQTVARMLERDDFKKRYADSQPIAIHEFMYPLLQGYDSVALKADVELGGTDQKFNLLMGRELQKDAGQKAQCVVMMPLLVGLDGVKKMSKSANNYIGISDAPNDMFGKIMSISDDLMWDYFDLLSFRPLGELAEFREAIANGANPRDYKILLAKEIIARFHDEAAAEGAHQDFIQRFQKNAIPDEMPEFSFDIGLPLANLLKEAGLVGGTSEALRMVKQGAVKIDGDKVADAKVELTAGTAVYQVGKRKFARITLA is encoded by the coding sequence ATGAGTGACTGGCAAGCGGCATTGGCCGAAATCAAGCGAGGCGCCGAAGAGATCCTGGTAGAAGAGGAGTTGGTGGCCAAGCTCAAAGAAGGTCGCCCACTCATTATTAAGCTGGGTGCCGATCCGACTGCGCCGGATATTCATCTGGGTCATACGGTGATCATGAATAAGCTGCGTCAGTTTCAGCAGCTGGGGCATGAAGTGGTTTTCCTGATCGGCGATTTTACTGCCATGGTGGGTGATCCTTCAGGCAAAAACAGCACGCGCCCCCCTTTGACTCGTGAAGACGTACTGCAGAACGCGGAAACATATAAAGAGCAGATCTTTAAGATCCTGGATGCGGATAAAACCCGCATCGAGTTTAACTCAAGCTGGTTGAACGAGCTGGGTGCTGAGGGGATGATCCGCTTGGCTTCCAAGCAAACCGTGGCGCGCATGCTAGAGCGTGATGACTTTAAAAAGCGTTATGCCGATAGCCAACCGATTGCCATCCATGAGTTTATGTATCCGTTGTTGCAGGGCTATGACTCAGTAGCGCTGAAAGCGGATGTTGAACTGGGCGGTACCGATCAGAAGTTCAACCTGCTGATGGGGCGTGAACTGCAGAAAGATGCGGGTCAGAAAGCCCAGTGTGTGGTGATGATGCCGCTGTTAGTTGGCTTGGACGGCGTCAAGAAGATGTCCAAATCGGCGAATAACTACATCGGCATCAGTGACGCGCCGAACGATATGTTCGGTAAGATCATGTCTATCTCTGATGATTTGATGTGGGATTACTTTGATCTGTTGAGCTTCCGTCCGTTGGGCGAGTTGGCGGAGTTCCGTGAGGCGATCGCCAATGGTGCTAACCCGCGTGATTATAAGATCTTGTTAGCGAAAGAGATCATTGCTCGTTTCCACGACGAAGCCGCAGCAGAGGGTGCGCATCAGGACTTTATTCAGCGTTTTCAGAAGAACGCGATACCTGATGAGATGCCTGAGTTCAGTTTTGACATCGGCTTACCGCTGGCGAACCTGCTGAAAGAAGCGGGCTTGGTAGGTGGTACATCGGAAGCGTTGCGGATGGTCAAACAGGGCGCAGTGAAGATTGATGGCGACAAAGTGGCTGACGCGAAAGTGGAATTGACTGCCGGTACGGCGGTTTATCAGGTTGGTAAGCGTAAGTTTGCCCGCATTACACTCGCTTAA
- the crcB gene encoding fluoride efflux transporter CrcB yields MSQWTTLAFVALGGAFGACGRFLVSQWCVALFGKGFPYGTLTVNIAGSLMMGGLFALLENGTLVAAPWRPVVGLGFLGALTTFSTFSMDNVVLMQQGEWLKFAMNIGLNVVGCVFAAWAGYQLFAKSAGV; encoded by the coding sequence ATGTCGCAGTGGACCACCTTAGCTTTTGTTGCACTGGGCGGCGCATTCGGTGCCTGTGGCCGTTTTCTTGTCTCACAATGGTGTGTGGCACTGTTTGGTAAAGGGTTTCCCTATGGCACGTTGACGGTGAATATTGCCGGTAGCCTGATGATGGGAGGCCTGTTTGCCCTGCTGGAGAACGGTACCTTGGTGGCTGCGCCGTGGCGCCCTGTGGTTGGACTGGGGTTTCTAGGCGCTTTGACCACTTTCTCTACCTTCTCTATGGACAATGTGGTGTTGATGCAGCAGGGGGAGTGGCTGAAGTTCGCGATGAATATTGGCTTGAATGTTGTGGGCTGTGTGTTTGCCGCTTGGGCTGGTTATCAGTTGTTTGCCAAATCGGCGGGCGTCTAA
- a CDS encoding universal stress protein, with protein MIYKHILVAIDLGVDSAKVALRGAALARAYGAKLSFVMVEPGIGDSSLEEIELGLDLSARIQPKRQQMMAEFISDNVDYPVTGQWLMSGEMNRQVNKVITATEADLLVAGKHMDHRWFTQHTGQSLAGHVISDLLLVTLETS; from the coding sequence GTGATATACAAACATATTTTAGTCGCCATCGATTTAGGTGTGGATTCGGCAAAAGTGGCTTTACGTGGGGCGGCGCTGGCGCGTGCCTACGGCGCTAAACTCTCCTTTGTGATGGTGGAACCCGGGATCGGCGACTCCTCTTTGGAAGAGATTGAGTTAGGACTCGACCTGTCGGCGCGTATTCAACCTAAACGCCAACAGATGATGGCCGAGTTTATTAGCGACAATGTCGATTATCCGGTGACTGGGCAATGGCTCATGAGTGGTGAGATGAATCGTCAGGTGAATAAAGTGATCACCGCCACTGAGGCCGATCTGCTGGTTGCGGGTAAGCATATGGATCATCGTTGGTTTACTCAGCATACCGGACAATCACTGGCTGGCCATGTGATCAGCGACCTGCTGTTGGTAACACTGGAAACCAGTTGA
- a CDS encoding L-serine ammonia-lyase: MEPFSVLPMFKVGIGPSSSHTLGPMLAAAAFSERLMAEHGEQVYSVSCELFGSLALTGEGHATDKALILGLLGMQPETLEPDVAEAAYAAVKVGNQLRLADRLPIHFNPQRHILYHCDVFLPAHPNGMRLSADDKAGNRLLTETWFSVGGGYIVSADDIANLDQAEQFDHRAFPFDNAAQLLTICQNEGVRLATIARRNERALGCDDAVIDQHLDLIKRVMLSAIERGCEQEGILPGGLQVVRRAPQLHQRLKVRSLQQDPLALMDWVSMFALAVNEENANGGQVVTAPTNGAAGVIPAVLAYYLRFVAGATDAGAREFLLTAAVIGWLYKRNASISAAEVGCQGEIGVASSMAAGALCAVLGGSVAQAENAAEMAMEHHLGMTCDPAKGLVQVPCIERNAMGAIKAINAARLALLGDGQHRVSLDAVIETMRQTGADMQSKYKETALGGLAVNIVLC; the protein is encoded by the coding sequence ATGGAACCGTTCAGTGTGTTGCCTATGTTCAAGGTGGGTATTGGCCCGTCAAGCTCTCATACCTTGGGGCCAATGCTCGCAGCCGCCGCTTTCTCCGAACGCCTGATGGCGGAGCACGGGGAGCAGGTCTACTCGGTCTCTTGTGAACTGTTTGGTTCGCTGGCATTAACCGGAGAGGGGCATGCCACTGACAAGGCGTTGATCTTGGGATTGCTGGGGATGCAACCGGAAACCCTTGAACCTGATGTTGCTGAAGCAGCCTATGCTGCGGTGAAAGTCGGGAATCAATTACGGTTGGCTGATCGCCTGCCGATCCATTTCAATCCACAGCGTCATATTCTTTACCATTGTGATGTTTTTCTTCCTGCCCACCCCAATGGCATGCGCCTTTCCGCGGACGATAAAGCCGGTAATCGCTTGTTGACGGAAACCTGGTTTTCGGTGGGAGGGGGCTACATCGTTTCTGCCGATGATATTGCTAATCTTGATCAAGCTGAGCAGTTTGATCATCGAGCTTTCCCGTTTGATAACGCTGCCCAACTACTGACAATCTGCCAAAACGAAGGGGTGAGATTAGCAACGATTGCTCGGCGCAACGAACGGGCATTAGGTTGTGATGATGCGGTTATTGATCAACATCTGGATCTGATCAAACGGGTGATGCTCAGCGCTATCGAGCGTGGCTGTGAACAGGAGGGGATCTTACCTGGAGGTTTGCAGGTGGTGCGTCGTGCACCGCAACTACATCAACGCTTAAAAGTACGTAGCTTGCAGCAAGATCCATTGGCATTGATGGACTGGGTTAGCATGTTTGCGTTGGCGGTCAATGAAGAGAATGCCAATGGTGGGCAAGTGGTTACGGCGCCGACTAACGGGGCGGCGGGGGTGATCCCAGCGGTATTAGCCTACTATCTGCGTTTTGTTGCAGGGGCGACAGATGCCGGAGCACGGGAGTTTCTGCTGACGGCGGCGGTGATTGGTTGGCTTTACAAGCGTAACGCCTCGATCTCAGCAGCAGAGGTGGGGTGTCAGGGTGAGATTGGTGTCGCCAGTTCGATGGCCGCAGGCGCCTTGTGTGCGGTGTTAGGCGGTAGTGTGGCGCAAGCTGAAAATGCAGCGGAAATGGCGATGGAACACCATTTGGGCATGACCTGCGATCCCGCCAAAGGATTGGTACAGGTGCCTTGCATTGAACGGAATGCGATGGGGGCGATCAAAGCGATCAATGCTGCTCGCTTGGCGTTGTTGGGTGATGGTCAACATCGGGTGTCGTTGGATGCGGTGATAGAAACTATGCGACAGACAGGCGCTGATATGCAGTCAAAATACAAAGAGACCGCTTTAGGGGGATTAGCGGTCAATATCGTACTTTGCTAA
- a CDS encoding trimeric intracellular cation channel family protein produces MTILYWLNVIGLAVFAISGALMAARLKMDPFGVVVLAALTSIGGGTIRDIILDVPQVFWIEDPSYLNTIIITALVTMVFVNYLHRIPEKLLLIADAAGLALFSVLGAQKALLYGAPGEIAVVMGVITGAAGGILRDVVCRQIPMVLRKDIYATACLLSCVTYTGLLLIDVDDLTASLVGIGAGFILRLAAIQWHLQLPAYQLRRRS; encoded by the coding sequence ATGACAATTCTTTATTGGCTCAACGTAATTGGTCTTGCGGTGTTTGCCATTTCAGGTGCACTGATGGCGGCACGATTAAAAATGGATCCCTTTGGTGTGGTGGTTCTGGCGGCGCTCACTTCAATCGGTGGCGGTACCATTCGAGATATCATCTTGGACGTGCCACAGGTTTTCTGGATCGAAGACCCTAGCTATTTAAACACCATCATCATTACCGCCTTAGTCACCATGGTGTTTGTTAATTATCTGCATCGTATTCCCGAGAAATTACTACTGATCGCTGATGCTGCCGGTTTAGCACTTTTTTCCGTACTCGGTGCGCAAAAAGCGCTGTTGTATGGGGCGCCAGGAGAGATAGCCGTGGTTATGGGGGTTATTACTGGCGCTGCAGGCGGTATCTTACGGGACGTCGTTTGTCGACAGATCCCTATGGTATTGCGCAAAGATATATACGCCACGGCCTGCTTACTCAGCTGTGTTACCTACACCGGCTTGCTTCTAATCGATGTCGACGATCTTACCGCGTCGTTAGTGGGGATTGGCGCTGGTTTTATCTTAAGATTGGCCGCGATCCAGTGGCATCTGCAACTGCCAGCCTATCAGTTGAGAAGACGATCATGA
- a CDS encoding cobalamin biosynthesis protein CobD/CbiB: protein MDQALFIGWLGYLTTPLTILAVLALSRVAPIPPHYHPLTLLSGLASNLQKKVYPNAERPVLQQQIAGALGTLMLIAPSLIILAIIGMVSEFPVLWNALLLYLALDWEQTRRTAIRIAAQLEKGYKLQARESLNSLVLRQSGRLSSMGIAKACIETLLQRANLQLFAVLFWFAIGGGLMAVTYRALRELAMVWNGKDPFFKQFASLPAALTILMDAIPTRLLAFSYALSGSLKPWFKLSYHWQKTFPNNHAGLLLSCGGSALKLGLGGPLYYQQLKQQRPRLDTGAEPQAVDILRTLRLINNAISFWLAITLVIALTIGLLSQLLPSLSS, encoded by the coding sequence GTGGATCAAGCATTGTTCATCGGCTGGTTAGGTTATCTAACCACACCACTAACAATATTGGCTGTACTGGCCTTAAGCCGTGTCGCGCCCATTCCCCCCCACTACCACCCACTGACCCTGCTAAGTGGCCTCGCCAGCAATTTACAGAAAAAAGTCTATCCCAATGCTGAGCGCCCCGTACTGCAGCAGCAGATCGCCGGCGCGCTCGGCACATTGATGCTGATTGCGCCATCATTAATCATATTGGCAATCATCGGCATGGTGTCTGAGTTCCCTGTGCTGTGGAATGCACTGTTGCTGTATCTGGCTTTGGATTGGGAACAAACTCGGCGCACAGCCATACGAATAGCCGCGCAATTGGAGAAAGGCTACAAGCTGCAGGCCAGAGAGAGCCTCAACAGCTTGGTGCTACGACAATCGGGACGGCTATCCTCCATGGGGATCGCAAAAGCCTGTATAGAAACTCTGTTACAGCGTGCAAACCTGCAGCTGTTTGCCGTACTGTTTTGGTTTGCTATCGGCGGTGGTTTGATGGCCGTGACTTACCGCGCTCTGCGCGAACTGGCGATGGTATGGAATGGCAAAGATCCTTTCTTTAAACAGTTCGCCTCGTTGCCTGCCGCACTGACGATTCTAATGGATGCCATCCCTACGCGACTGTTGGCCTTTAGCTACGCGCTATCCGGATCACTCAAGCCTTGGTTTAAACTCAGCTACCACTGGCAAAAAACGTTTCCTAACAATCACGCAGGATTACTGCTCAGCTGCGGTGGCAGCGCCCTAAAGCTAGGCTTAGGTGGACCGCTGTACTACCAACAACTGAAGCAGCAACGGCCGCGACTGGACACGGGTGCGGAGCCACAAGCCGTCGACATTTTGCGCACCCTGCGCCTAATTAATAACGCCATCAGCTTTTGGCTGGCGATCACCCTGGTTATAGCTCTGACCATTGGTCTGCTTAGCCAATTGTTACCATCTCTATCCAGTTGA
- the mtnN gene encoding 5'-methylthioadenosine/S-adenosylhomocysteine nucleosidase has product MKIGIIGAMDQEVTQLRSQLTPSDNVIKDAGIEFYPGELHGHEVILLKSGIGKVAAAISTTLLLERFAPDIVINIGSAGGFDPALQVGDVVISSEVRYHDVDVTAFNYEPGQLPGQPAAFTPAADLVALAEQSLNAVGEAKAVKGLICSGDIFMADPARVEQARALFPTMAACEMEAAAVAHVCHQFSVPFVIIRALSDIAGKSSHLSFEQFLDKAAHHSSLVVADMLKRLA; this is encoded by the coding sequence ATGAAAATCGGCATTATCGGCGCCATGGATCAGGAAGTGACTCAGCTGCGTTCGCAATTAACGCCAAGCGATAACGTAATCAAAGACGCAGGCATTGAGTTTTATCCTGGCGAGCTGCACGGGCATGAAGTGATCTTGCTTAAATCGGGTATTGGCAAGGTAGCTGCGGCCATCTCCACCACCCTGTTACTGGAGCGCTTTGCTCCCGATATTGTCATCAATATCGGCTCTGCCGGTGGTTTTGACCCAGCCCTTCAAGTCGGCGATGTGGTGATCTCCAGCGAAGTGCGTTACCACGACGTTGATGTCACCGCCTTTAACTATGAGCCGGGACAACTGCCAGGGCAGCCTGCAGCCTTTACCCCTGCGGCAGATCTTGTGGCGCTTGCCGAACAAAGCCTCAACGCCGTTGGTGAAGCCAAGGCGGTCAAAGGACTGATCTGTAGCGGTGATATCTTTATGGCCGATCCGGCACGGGTAGAACAGGCTCGCGCGTTATTTCCAACCATGGCCGCTTGTGAAATGGAAGCCGCAGCAGTAGCGCATGTCTGCCATCAATTTTCTGTGCCCTTCGTGATTATTCGGGCGCTTTCAGACATCGCGGGCAAGTCCAGTCACCTCTCGTTTGAGCAGTTCCTCGACAAAGCTGCTCATCACTCCTCATTGGTGGTCGCTGATATGCTCAAGCGATTGGCATAG